AAGGGTTTGAAACTAGAATTATGAAAACTGTTGGAACCCAACATGGTGAAAGTATTAGATATAAATTTTTAAATATGAAAGCGGATACACTACATTTAAAAAAAATTACATTACCTAACTAATCTTCATCTCAGAAAATATAAATGGAAGATGGATAATAAACCTAGTTCAATGTGTACTACATTAAAGACAAAAAAATAGTATGTATTTGTTTATTTGTATTTATTTTATCTTGTAATAAGAAACAACTGTATTATCATGGTGTTGTAATTGATAAAAATAAAAACCCTTTACAAATGTAATAGTCAAAGAATTAAATGGACTTCAATCTACTATTTCAATTAAAAATGGATATTTTAAATTGTATAGAGGCCCAAATTTTATTTATAGTTTAATTTTATCTAAAAAAGGATATGAAATAAAAAAAGTAGAAACAGTTTGGAGTCAAGGTGGAGAAACAGTTGAATATACCTTTTTAAACAAAAAACCGGATACTATAACTTTAAAATCGAAATAATTTTTCATTTTTCAAGAACTCCCCATACAGTATTGATTTCTTTTTACCGATTCCGTGGGTAGAAAATTTGTCTTCTACCTCAGTTCTTTGTTCGCAACTGTAATTAATTCGGAAACCATTTATTTATATTAAAAAATCTTTTCATAAATGAAATAAATCCCTTTTCATTATTTAGTACATTTTGATTTATATAACCTGTCAAGGCTGTTGTCATAATAATTATTTCGGCAGGATTATTTGATATATTATAAAGTTCATCTAATTTTTCTTCATTAATTTTCAATTCCCACTTATCGTTAAAATAGATAAATAAATAATTTTTGTTTCCGATTAGCTTGATTTTTTTGAGGTAATTATTTAAGTCAGAAAAATTGTTTATTTTGTTGTCGAATTTTATTTCTGACAAAGTATTTTCTATTCTTTTTTCTATTTCATTTTTATATTCAAATGTTAAATGATTTAAATAATGATTAAATATTCCAAACAAACTAATTGCTACGTATAGTTTTTTATTACTTATTGTATTAATGTTTTTGCCACAGTGTTCACAAATAATAGAAAAACCATAGGTAATGTCTGGTTTATTACAAAACTTACATTGAATATCATTTAATTTATGGATATGCTTAAAATCAATTAAACACTCATCTATATTTTCATATTTACTATAATCCATTTTTACATGTAATTTTTGTTGTTCAAATTTTGTTGAAATTATTTGATTTTCAAAAAGAAGGATTTCTGTTTTTAATGATTGTAAGTCATTCACCAGTTTTGCGTTAAATAAATAGTTATTAATTATTGGTGGTTCAGGTACGAAATTTTTGTCTTTAGAATACCAAATTGCAAACTGCTTATTTATATCGTGATACAAAATTGGAACTTCAATTTTAAAGCTCGAATTACAGGTTTTGCAGTTAAAAAAATTCAACTCATTTTTTAAAAATCTTTCTTTTAATTTTGAATGTTCAGATGCAGTAACTGATGTAAATAAAGTAATGTTTTCAGAATTTTTACAATTAGGACACAAGAAGTCAATATTAATGGTTTTACTCATTTTCTTAATAATAGTGATTTCATTAATTCGGTTTGCACTTTCGTGGTTATTGTTGCCAAAGCCTGAGCTAAGATTAGTGCGGAACCAAGAAATCTGAAAAGATTCCGTCTTCTCACAAAGCCAAAACTTTTTGTTTGCGTTTTTCTTTTTATTATTAAAATGTCAAATCCAACAGATTTGGCGACCTTATAAAATTACACAGACTTTTTGATTTAACACCAAACCACCGCATTAATTTTAGGTTTTGTTATACGTTTGCTTTAATTGTTTTTTTAAAGAAAACTTATATCAATTTCTGTATTTTTTACGAAAGCTAAAAATTCTTTTATTTTTGGTCTCCCTTTACTATTAGGACCGAAACTCCAATCTTTTTCATATTTTGTTAATCCGTCGATTCCATAACGCATTAGATTAGATATAGTAGTTTTTCCATAAAAAAAATTATTGAACATAGGATTCCAAGCTTCGGATAATTTTCTTGCAATAAATTCAATTTGATTTAAACTTAAAGATGTTTTTTTCATAAGCATTTCATTAGATCCTTGTTTATCTAATTCGTAATCATCAAAATAAAAGCATATTAATGCATCTATGTTTTCAGGTGTTTTTGGATAGATGTTTAATTCTTTTTTTGGCAGCATATTCAAGAGTATAAAGAGTTCTTTTTAAATGACGTACAACAGTTAGATAAACACACTAGTATGTTTATTTTTATTATATACGCACCAAGGTAATAAATATTTAATCTCCCTAAAAGAATTTTACATAACACATTTAAAATTGTTATATTACATTTGAAAACAACAATCAAAGATGAAAAGTTATTTTAAATATAAAGACGAAAATAACACAGAATGCTTTCTAGAGTTGGATGAAGAGCTCTATTGTGAAAGAGCCATCTATAAGACAAAAAATAATTTAACCAATACGTATTTAACTATTGAACACGAATCATTTTTTCTACCAGAAGGAAATCTAAAGGACAGTTTAGAATTTATGAACTATAGCTCTAAAGAGGAATTTGACATTTTATGGAAAAAATCAATGATCAGATTTGAATCAAACTGGAATAAGTTAAAAATGAAATATAAAATCGGAGAAAAAATTAAAACTCATATTTTATGTTTTTACCCACAAGGAATTATCTCAAATTTTGGTGAGAAATTTAACGCTATATCTAACTTCAAAGCTTGTGAAGAGAAATTTGGGAAAGAGAAAATGTACCCAAATAATGAAATGGAATTAATAATTTCTGATTTTGACGACATCAATAAAATTGTTCAGCTAAAAACGAATTAATATAAAGAGTAAATGTGAATGACAAGTAATATCCTTGGTAACAATTTATAGAAAAAATAATTCTTTACTTTTGAATCTGACAAAAAAGAGCTTCTAATTCATGAGTACTATACAACCAACCAAGAATACCATAAAAACAGTATGGCATACATTTATAAGTCGCGCTACATGGTATTGGTTTAAGAAAGTAATTATATTAATTCTTTTTTCCTTAGTCCTAAATCATTTAGCAACACCCGATAGCTTTCCATATTATAATGAATCCTATAGATTTCCCTTAGAAGGTTTTCTATCGACTATTCTTTTATGTATTCTCATCGAAATCATAGCATCTCTTAATTTTAAATTTTACAAAAAAAAGCATTTCTCTAAAAAAGTAGAAGCTGTAACTATCTCATGGTTTATGGCTTCTACTCTAGGATATATTACAATCATATATATTCCTGTAAATATTCTTTTAAATATAGTTGTAGGTGCCCAAACAGAATTCTACTATTTATTAATTGGTTTACTAATTAGCTTATTAATAAGTTTTATTCTCATAGGTTTATCATACACACAAAACATATACAATTTATATAAGCTATCTATAAAAGATGCTGAAATTACGATTGAAACTGGCGCCAAAATGACGAAGCTTACCTATGAAAATATTACCTGCTTTTACAGCGAAAACAAAATTGTGTATGCAGTTAAAAATAACGGCACAATAATTACCACCGATTTTACATTAAATGAACTCGAAGAAAAAATAAACGATCAATTATTTTTTAGAGCCAATCGACAAATTATCATTCACAAAGATGCTGTAGATCAAATTGAAAAAATTGAAAATGGCAAGTTGCGTATCCAATTAAAAACTTCCATCGAAAACGATGCGATTGCTGAAATTAATATCAGTCGTTACAAACGAAAAGCATTTATCGATTGGTTTCAATAAAAGGTATCAAAAAAATACCGACTATTCAGTTATAAATTTATGACCATTCAGTAAAAACACACGTATTTAAAGAGGTTATCAGCTATTTTGTTCATTATTTCGTTTAGAATTTAAAATCAAAAACAATGAACAAGATTTCCTTACCACAAGTATTAATTCCATTAATTACCATTGCAATCATCTGCTTTTTATGGTTTGGACCAATACATATCGACTTCATCGAAAACATCATTATTTCTATACTAATCATTATAGCGAATTATATAGAATACAAAGGGAAACCATTTTCTGCACTTGGTTTTAAACGTGAAAAATTCACCTTCAAAAATATCTTTGTCCTTGCTCCATTAGTTGCACTAGGCCTCTTTGCTTTTTATGTTTTTGTATTAGTTCCTGGAATTACAAAACTCACAGGAGCTTCTATAGATTATTCTAGCTTTGACCAATTAAAAGGAAATCTTCCTGCCTGTTTAATTGCTTTAGCATTAGTGTGGGTTTCTGCAGGATTTGGAGAAGAAATAATCTTTCGTGGTTATTTTATGCGACAATTTGTAAAATTCTTTGGAGAAAGCAAAGTCAGTATACTGCTTAATATCGTATTATTAGCTTGTTTTTTTGGCTTTATGCACAGTTATCAAGGAATTACAGGGCAACTTGTTACAGGAATTGTCGGAGCGCTATTAGCATTGATATTCTATTTACGTAAATACGATTTGTGGTTTGTTATTGCCGTACACGGTTTTTTTGACACCATTGCTTTAATTTGTATTTACTTTGGCTTAGGGTAACAATACCAACAAATAACATTTACATCTTTAATTTTAGAGATAAAATATGCCCTCACCCCTCCTCGTGTCTGTATTAAATTAGAAATAAATACTTAAAAATTTTATTTGTATAAAAACAGTAGCAAAACACTTACACCAATATGAAGGAATCTATTACATCAAGATATTTTCTTTAATACTATTTATGTACACTCAATTTTTAAAATAATAAATAAGTGTACAATGCTGTACGCTCAGTTTTTAAAAAAAAATTCGAGTGTACAGATTTTCAACTTCACATCGTAAAGTTTAAATAACTTATAAAAAAAGACTACGGAACTAGAAAATCTACTTGTATAAAAATTCAAGTAAGCGCCTTTTAAAAACTTCTTAAAATTTTACTCTTTACGGCTTATTGATTTTGCTATATTTGATAAAATAAAAAATTGCAAGAGCTTCGTTTTATTATAGCTTAAACTACCAGATATACTGAATAAAGTTCTACATCCAACGATTTGCAAACAATTAAAAAAACAAAAATTAGAAAATTTTTTGTATTAATATTTATAACTACCTTAAGTTTAGCTTCTTTTGGTCAAACTTTGAATAAAAAAGGAATGTATGGGGATGGAAAGCAGAAAAAATCATTAAAAAACCAACAAATCCACAGTTAGCAACTCTAATAGACGGTTTTGAAAACTCTACTTTTATTTTTAATAAAAACGGGGATTTTGAACTTTATACTACTTCCAAATCTGAATTATTCAGAATGATAACAGAAATGACAAACGGGACTAAATGGAAAGTGAAACAGAATAAACAATTTGTAAAATCGGAAATTAAGGACGATAGATTTTCTGAACCTTTGAAACAAATGAGAACCTTTATAGAAGATATCACGATGAAAATGAATCAACATTAAGGAAATGTATTCAAGCTTTAAAAGCCATAAACTCTGAAAAAAGTATTTCGATAATTGAGCTTAAAACTAAAGTCTTTTTGTTTTTAAAGACATATTTAGATAAAATATGTAAAAACGATATCCTTGTATCATTTTTCACCTTTTTAGCTATAAACTTTAAGTACTTCTTTAAATTATAAGCAACAGCAGATAGGTGCATTACCTTATTTGCTTATTGTATTCCTTTTGTATTTATCTTTCGTAAGCCCATAAACTGAGTAAGTGTTCCAAAAACTGGATCTAAAGTACTCTGCCGTTTGGTTTTCATATACCTGCCTCGCTTACTTTATATTCTAGCAATATTACGTTCATATTCTTCTCGATAGTAGGTAATAGTAAATTTATTCTCTTTTGACTTTTCTAAACAACTTTCTACCAATTCACATCCTTTACATAATTTTGAAGAAGCTCGATATTCTTTCTTTTTAGTATTGTTCTTCTTCTCATTAAAAACCTTTTTAAACGGAATGATTTTGCTTTTGGGACATAAATAGTGGTCTTCTTATTTATTATAAGTAAAGTTGTCAGGACAACCTTTGTAGGTTCCATGTGGCGGAATATAACTGATCAATCTCTTGGCTTCTAAAAAAGCATAGTTTATGTATAACCATTTATCATTCCTTTATTTACACGCATTGATAAAACATGTGTGAAAACTGATTCAAATACCGCTTCTAGAAATAACTAGCATGTACGATTTATTATAGAATGCCATGATAATTCTTCATCAATATCATAAAAATATCTAAACGAATGCTGCAATGAGATATTAGCTTACGATCACTAATAATATTTTCTAAATAACCTACTAAAGGTAATTTTAAAAAAAATACTGGGTCGATACTTTTTTGACCGCTTACTCCATAATATTCTTTGGTAAAAGAATATAAATAACCTAAGTCTAAAAAAGCAGTTAAACGTCTGTAAAATTTTGTTTTAGGAACTTGGTTACTCAACTAAAAATTGTTAAATAATTTCTCCTGATAAATTTTCTTGCCTTGCATAATACAAGATAACTCTTTTTTAACTATTTTTAAAATTGTGCAACAAGCACAATGTATATGAAATATAGCTAATAAGGACTAAACTCTAAGGTTTTTTCTCATTTACAAAGCTCCTCCAAATTTTTAATTTGGCTTTTAAAATATAAAAAATTGGCATTTAACAAAATAGACAAACGACTAATAGATTACCTAAAATATGAAGGCACAAAAAGCCAATCTCACATAATAAACCTTTCTCATAGCCAATTAGCAAAAGAAATAGGTACTACAAGAGAAGTCGTCTCAAAAATATTGAAACAATTTAAACTTTCAGGCATAGTGAACTTAAGGTTTAAGCAAATAGAACTACTCTAAAAAATCACCTTTATTAATTTTATTTCCCCACTTGTATCAAAAGGCACAGGTGCTACTTCATTTCTCGTTTTACTTTTGCATTGTAATTAATAACAAATTAAAACAAAAAAATGAACCGAAAATTTCATCCACTTATTGCTATCGTTTTGCTTTCGATCTTCAATATTGGATACTCAAACGCACAGAAAAAAGTAGAAAAAGAGGTTTTAAAAGCCAGCAAAAATTGGATTTCAAATTTCAATAAAGGAAATACGGTAGAAGTTGGAAAGGCATATACAACAGATGCTGTTATGGTCGCCAAACCTTTTGGAACTTTTGAAGGAAGAAAAGCCATAAGTAAATTTTGGACTCCTTTTGTAAAATCTGGTGTCACAGATTTAAAATACACCAATACAAAAATAAAAACAGTAAGTGAAACCGAAGCTATTATTTCTTCAAATTGGAGTATGAATGTGGGTGAAGGTATAATTACAAACGAAACTTGGGTAAAAACAAATGGTATTTGGCAATTAAGAAAAGATCATTTTGAGGTAATAAAGCAATTTAAAAACAATAGTAAAATGAACAAAAAAGAAACGTATGTATTAGTACACGCTGCTTGGTTAGGTGCGTGGCAATGGGAAAGTATAGTAAAAACCCTAAAAGAAAATGGTCACACAGTATTAACCCCAGACCTACCAGGTCATGGGATCAACAAAACTTCTCCAGTCGATATTACTATGGATGATTATGTAGAAACACTTATAGATATTGTTGATAAACAAGATAGCCCTGTAATTCTAGTTGGACATAGTTTTAATGGGATAACAATTAGCAGAGTGGCAGAATTAAGACCTGAAAAAATAAAAAGCTTAGTTTATTTAACTGCCTTTTTACTTCCAAACAAAGGTTCTTTTTTCAATGCTGTCCAAGGAGTTAAAGGCTCTACGGCTGTTGATAATTTCTACTTATCAGAAGATAAAATATATGCATTAGTAAATGAAGAAGAAATACAAAATGCTTTTGCACACGATATTCCAAAAGAAGCATTCAATGGAGCAAAACCATACATTGTACCTGAACCTTTCGCTCCTTTAACCTATGAGTTAGAGATCACGGAAACAAATTATGGACAAATTCCAAAATACTATATAGAATGTACAGAGGATAGAGCCATTCCTATAGAAATACAACGAGCTATGTACAATGGCAATGTGCTAAAGGCATATTCAATAAAAAGTAGTCATACACCAAATTTCTCAAAACCAGATAAAGTTGCGAACATTCTTAATAGAATTGGTAGTGAACAACAACTCTTAAAAAAAACAAAAACGATTCTATACGATTTGAAATATGGAAGAATTAACGCTGGATACAGACCAATTTTTAATAATGAAGACGACGACAAGTTGTTTAGTCATTATTTTTCTGGCAATGGTGAAACAGCAAATCTGCATAGATTTTTCACTAATTCAAACCAAGTATTAGCACATATAGAAACTGAAAAAGATGGAAGAAAATATGCTGAAATGATTTTATTCAATTTAGATAAAAATGGAAATGTAGATACATTTTTCCCCACTATTCAAGAAGTGCCAGAACAACAAATTGAAGGATTAACAATGTTTGATGGTGTAAAAACATTGACAGTTAATCCAGATACAAATCAAAATAAAATATTTATAGAAAAATTCTTAAACGATGTTTGGATTGGAGGAAATATAAATACTATTCAAGATTTTTTTGAAAATGGAAAAGTAATTCAACACAATCCAATGGTAGGAAATAATGTTGAAGGGTTATTTAAATTCATGCAAAACCTTCAAAAACAAGATGTAGCACTGCAATATCAAAAAGTGTTAGCTACTTTTGCAGCTGGAGATATGGTAATGACCTATTCTAAAGGCTTATTTGCTGGTGAAGAACATTTATTCGCTGACTTATTTAGACTTGAAAATGGAAAAATCGCTGAGCATTGGGATGTAATTCAAAAGAAATAAAATAAGCCCTAAAAAGGGCTTATTTTTGTTTAGCTTTCTAAAAACTAAAATTAAGTGAGCTTAAAATGAACAACTGCTTGTTTTTAAAGATATATTTAGTAATGAATTTTAAGTATTTACCAGAAAATACATCAGCAAAAGAAATGAAGAAAAACGGTGTTAATATTGGTGATTTTCAAATTAAATTATTGCAAAAAATTGAAGAATTGACTTTATATACTATTAAATAAGAAAAAGAAATTAACGAATTGAAAAACCAAAACTCGAAAATTGAGAATGAAAGCAAAATTTTAAAACCTTTATTAAAAAGAGTTTCAAAAATTGAAGAACAGCTAGAAAAGAAAAATTAGAACTATAGTTAATGGCTACATAGTATAAAAATTGAAGTTAGGGTCTTTTAATAAAATTTCGATTCTTTAAAACGCCACTAACAATATAGCAAACGTTACCAATAATTAGGTATGATAAAATCTTTAATACGTAAATTATTTCTTTTCAAGAAAAACAAAATAAAATTATAAATGACCTAGAAAGCAGCCCGGATTTAAGAAGTAAAGAAGAAAACCGAACTGACTCAATCGAATCCGATTCCACTTTAGAAAAAGTTAAAATTAAATCAATATTTTCACCTGAATTAGGAAATAAAAAAGGTTTTATTTTAACAAAATGGTATTTTAAGCGAGGAGATATTATCAAAAAAGGAGACATTGTCTGTGAAATAAAGAACGAAAATATTATAATGAAATTTGAAAATTTTTACAACGGAAAAATAATATCCACGTGCAGATTAAATCAAAAACTAACACGCTGAATAGAACTTTTTAAAATAGAAGAGTATAAAAACTAAATAAATTATTCATTAATATTACACTAAGCTCAAAGTAATATCATTCAGTATTTTGAGCTTATTCTTCTGATATAATTACTATTTATTTTGGTTATACAGAAACAATTTCATTTTTTAGTACCTCTAAAAATAAAATAGTTTGCCTTTTTCCAATGCTCACTCATAGCAAATTTATTATCGCAGCGTACTTGGGTTATTACCTGTGTATTTTTTAAAAGTCTTATTGAAATGACTAGCATCTAAAAAACCTGTTTTATCTGCTATTTCTGAAATATTTAAGTTAGTTTGCTTTAAAAGACGCACTGCCATTTCTATTTTAGTTTTCAATACATATTGCTGAATAGAAACACCTGCATGCCTTTTTATAAAAACACTCACATAATTGGGAGACATATAAAAAACCTCAGCAATCGACTTTATTTTAATCAGTTCTTTATCAAGTACATTTTGTCTTATGTAAGTTAATATTGAATCTATTTTTTCCTTCTCAGAGTTATATGATTTTTCCGTTTTTATAACGTTTGACTTTAAGTTTCTTAAAACCACTACCAGTAAAGCATCAAATAAATTAAGCAGAACATCTCGACTATAAATTATAGAATTCCCGATCTCATTCTTTATCAATTCATACAAGTAAAATAATTGAATTCTATCAACATCATTAGCAACAATACTTTTAGGAATATTATTGACATAAAATATAACGGTATTTAAGTTTTTTCGCCAATGCGTATTTGAAACAAAATTTGCCTTTTCTGCAAATAACTGTTCTGTAAATTGTATAAGTCCAAAAGTTGTAGGTGCCTCAACTACAAATTCGTGTTCATCTTTAGGGGTTAAAAAAAATAAATCTCCTTTTTGGTAGTCAATACTACTTTCATTTAAAAGATGTTGCCCGCTACCTTTTAAAATATAAGTTAGCTCAAAAAAATTGTGCTTATGCCGTGGATATCCCCATTCGTTGGCTGCTTCAAATTCAAGGGTATCTAAATTTTTAGTAATGTAAAATCGTTGTGACATTGTGAAGGTGTATTCATGCAAAAATACTGTCCACTCCTACTAAATTTTCAGAAAGTGCTCTAAAGCCTTAATTTTAGGGTATAAGAAGAAGTTATTTGAGTACAAAAAAAGCATAATAAGGCATAAGCGTAATAGAAGTTCAGTTCTTTAAATTCTATACACAATCGTTTACTACAAATTAAAAAGCTAAACCAACAATCAAGTGCATTTCATTTTTTCCGCACCTTAAAAAGTAAAAATAACTCGTCATTATCCAATGCTCACTAATCTCAAATTCATTATCGAAAAGCACTAGGATTATCACCTGTATATTTTTTAAAAATCTTATTAAAATGACTAGAATCCAAAAAACCTGTCTTATCTGCTATTTCTGAAATATTTAAATTAGTCTGCTTCAAAAGACGTCCTGCCATTTCTATTTTTGTTTTCAATACATATTGCTGAATAGAAACACCTGCGTGCTTTTTTATAAAAACACTTACGTAATTGGGAGACATATAAAAAGTCTCAGCAATCGACTTTATTTTAATTAATTCTTTATCGAGCACATTTTGCCTAATGTAAGTTAACATTGAATCTATTTTTTCTTTCTCAGAGTTATATGATTTTTCTTTTTTTATAAGGCTTGACTTTAAGTTTCTTGAAACGAGCATCAATAAAGCATTAAATAAATTAAGTAGAACATCTCGACTATAAGTCATCGGGCTTTCTATCTCATTTTTTATCAATTCGTACAAATAAAATAATTGGATTCTATCAACATCATTAGCAACAATACTTTTAGGAATATTGTTCGCATAAAATATGACGGTATCTAAGTTTTTTCGCCAATGCGTACTTGAAGTAAAATTTGCTTTCTCTAAAAATAACTGTTCAGTAAATTGTATAACGCCAAAAGTTGTAGGTGCATCAACTACAAATTCGTGTTCATCTTTAGGAGTTAAAAAAAATAAATCACCTTTTTTGTAGTCAATAATACTTTCATTTAAAAGGTGCTGTCCACTACCTTTTAAAATATAGGTAAACTCAAAAAAGTTATGCTTGTGCCGTGGATATCCCCATTCGTTGGCTGCTTCAAATTCAAGGGTATCTAAATTTTTAGTAATATAAAATCGTTGCGACATTGTGAAGGTTTCTTTATACAAAAATACTATGCATTCGTACTAAAGAAACACTTGTTACATACTCTAAACCTGTATTATATTACCAAAAATCAATACTAAATTAACCACCTAAAAGCACTGGGATTGTGACTTGTATATTTTTTAAAAATCTTATTAAAATGACTAGAATCTAAAAAACCTGTCTTATCTGCTATTTCTGAAATATTTAAGTTAGTTTGCTTCAAAAGACGCGCTGCCATTTCTATCTTGGTTTTCAATACATATTGTTGAATAGAAATACCTGCGTGCTTTTTTATAAAAATACTTACATAGTTGGGAGACATATAAAAAGTCTCAGCAATCGACTTTATTTTAATTAATTCTTTATCAAGTACATTTTGCCTTATGTAAGTTAATATTGAATCAATTTTTTCCTTTTCAGAGTTATATCGTTCTTCTATTTTTATAAGGTTTGACTTTAAGTTTCTTGAAACCACCACCAATAAAGCGCCAAATAAATTTAGCAGAACATCTCTACCATAAACCAAAGGATTATCTATCTCATTCTTTATCAATTCATACAAATAAAATAATTGAATTCTATCAACATCATAACTAATAATACTTTTAGGAATATTATTAGCATGAAGTATAACCGTATCTAAATTTTTTCGCCAATGTGTACTTGAAGTTAAATTTGCCTTCTCTAAGAATAACTGTTCTGTAAATTTTATAATTCCAAAAGTTGTAGGCTCGTCAACTACAAATTCATGTTCATCTTTAGGAGTTAAAAAAAATAAATCACCTTTTTTATAGTCAATAGCACTTTCATTTAAAAGATGTTGCCCACTACCTTTTAAAATATAGGTAAGTTCAAAAAAGTTATGCTTGTGCCGTGAATATCCCCATTCGTTGGCTGCTTCAAATTGAAGGACATCCAAGTTTTTGGTGATGTAAAATCGTTGCGACATTATAAAGATGTATTTATACAAATATACAATGTATTTATACATCAAAAACACGTACTACACTTTCTAATTTTGTAGTATCAAAAAGCAGCACTAGAATGATAGACAAACAAAAAATACTGGACGCATATAATAATAGACACGCTTGTAAATTATTCGATACCGAAAAAAAAATATCCGATGAAGACATCAACTTCATTTTACAAACCGCAAGACTTTCTCCAAGCTCTTTTGGCTTTGAACCTTGGCACTTTGTACTTGTTCAAAATAAAGGTTTACGCAAAAAATTAAAAGACAGCGCTTGGGGAGCAACAGCAAAACTAGATACAGCAAGCCACTTTATACTTGGTTTAGCAATGAAAAGTGAAATGACTAAATACAACAGTGCTTACATTAAAGACTTTATGAAAAACGTACAAGAGCTACCTGAAGATGTTGTTGACAGTAAAGGAAAAATGTACGAGACATTTCAAAAATCTGATTTTGATTTAACCGATGATAGAAAGCTTTTTGATTGGGCATCAAAACAAAGCTACATACCATTAGCTAATATGATGACAAGCGCTGCAATGATAGGTATTGATTCTTGCCCCATTGAAGGTTTTAAGCAAAAAGAAATAACAACGATTTTAAAAAATGAATTAGGTATTAACACCCAAAAATATGGCTTATCGTATATGGTAGCATTTGGTTATAGGGTAAA
This genomic stretch from Tenacibaculum sp. Bg11-29 harbors:
- a CDS encoding transposase, which produces MSNQVPKTKFYRRLTAFLDLGYLYSFTKEYYGVSGQKSIDPVFFLKLPLVGYLENIISDRKLISHCSIRLDIFMILMKNYHGIL
- a CDS encoding biotin/lipoyl-containing protein is translated as MFSPELGNKKGFILTKWYFKRGDIIKKGDIVCEIKNENIIMKFENFYNGKIISTCRLNQKLTR
- a CDS encoding CpXC domain-containing protein — protein: MSKTINIDFLCPNCKNSENITLFTSVTASEHSKLKERFLKNELNFFNCKTCNSSFKIEVPILYHDINKQFAIWYSKDKNFVPEPPIINNYLFNAKLVNDLQSLKTEILLFENQIISTKFEQQKLHVKMDYSKYENIDECLIDFKHIHKLNDIQCKFCNKPDITYGFSIICEHCGKNINTISNKKLYVAISLFGIFNHYLNHLTFEYKNEIEKRIENTLSEIKFDNKINNFSDLNNYLKKIKLIGNKNYLFIYFNDKWELKINEEKLDELYNISNNPAEIIIMTTALTGYINQNVLNNEKGFISFMKRFFNINKWFPN
- a CDS encoding LytTR family DNA-binding domain-containing protein, which encodes MSTIQPTKNTIKTVWHTFISRATWYWFKKVIILILFSLVLNHLATPDSFPYYNESYRFPLEGFLSTILLCILIEIIASLNFKFYKKKHFSKKVEAVTISWFMASTLGYITIIYIPVNILLNIVVGAQTEFYYLLIGLLISLLISFILIGLSYTQNIYNLYKLSIKDAEITIETGAKMTKLTYENITCFYSENKIVYAVKNNGTIITTDFTLNELEEKINDQLFFRANRQIIIHKDAVDQIEKIENGKLRIQLKTSIENDAIAEINISRYKRKAFIDWFQ
- a CDS encoding CPBP family intramembrane glutamic endopeptidase; protein product: MNKISLPQVLIPLITIAIICFLWFGPIHIDFIENIIISILIIIANYIEYKGKPFSALGFKREKFTFKNIFVLAPLVALGLFAFYVFVLVPGITKLTGASIDYSSFDQLKGNLPACLIALALVWVSAGFGEEIIFRGYFMRQFVKFFGESKVSILLNIVLLACFFGFMHSYQGITGQLVTGIVGALLALIFYLRKYDLWFVIAVHGFFDTIALICIYFGLG
- a CDS encoding AraC family transcriptional regulator, whose translation is MSQRFYITKNLDTLEFEAANEWGYPRHKHNFFELTYILKGSGQHLLNESSIDYQKGDLFFLTPKDEHEFVVEAPTTFGLIQFTEQLFAEKANFVSNTHWRKNLNTVIFYVNNIPKSIVANDVDRIQLFYLYELIKNEIGNSIIYSRDVLLNLFDALLVVVLRNLKSNVIKTEKSYNSEKEKIDSILTYIRQNVLDKELIKIKSIAEVFYMSPNYVSVFIKRHAGVSIQQYVLKTKIEMAVRLLKQTNLNISEIADKTGFLDASHFNKTFKKYTGNNPSTLR
- a CDS encoding alpha/beta fold hydrolase; translated protein: MNRKFHPLIAIVLLSIFNIGYSNAQKKVEKEVLKASKNWISNFNKGNTVEVGKAYTTDAVMVAKPFGTFEGRKAISKFWTPFVKSGVTDLKYTNTKIKTVSETEAIISSNWSMNVGEGIITNETWVKTNGIWQLRKDHFEVIKQFKNNSKMNKKETYVLVHAAWLGAWQWESIVKTLKENGHTVLTPDLPGHGINKTSPVDITMDDYVETLIDIVDKQDSPVILVGHSFNGITISRVAELRPEKIKSLVYLTAFLLPNKGSFFNAVQGVKGSTAVDNFYLSEDKIYALVNEEEIQNAFAHDIPKEAFNGAKPYIVPEPFAPLTYELEITETNYGQIPKYYIECTEDRAIPIEIQRAMYNGNVLKAYSIKSSHTPNFSKPDKVANILNRIGSEQQLLKKTKTILYDLKYGRINAGYRPIFNNEDDDKLFSHYFSGNGETANLHRFFTNSNQVLAHIETEKDGRKYAEMILFNLDKNGNVDTFFPTIQEVPEQQIEGLTMFDGVKTLTVNPDTNQNKIFIEKFLNDVWIGGNINTIQDFFENGKVIQHNPMVGNNVEGLFKFMQNLQKQDVALQYQKVLATFAAGDMVMTYSKGLFAGEEHLFADLFRLENGKIAEHWDVIQKK
- a CDS encoding helix-turn-helix domain-containing protein, with the protein product MAFNKIDKRLIDYLKYEGTKSQSHIINLSHSQLAKEIGTTREVVSKILKQFKLSGIVNLRFKQIELL